In Nocardia yunnanensis, one DNA window encodes the following:
- a CDS encoding Hsp70 family protein: MRTSLGISAGSEVVCSATVATAPNGAQNFDYRVVTADTAHSDLGDLVASSIELMTTQIPRDVVHPVGAHPVARVANHHEPESAPPGDIAVAYRDREQAQIIRSAIGRQRHGVHLIPESTAALAYLRHTGLLDRWDTVAVVDIGATGTTVTVADHADDTVLRTERTNAVSGNAIDELILQHLLDCHLSRRGIRPNRGILLNRSRAAKEHLSVVPAVTIDHVAGQPLKLTRVDFEEIVADLLRELAVFARGVFARAPKFPEAVAVIGGGANVPIMVVGLERQLDVPVVTVPEPEAAIAKGAALVADSAASSAVPVIGLGPDTQIGTFTKLAGTLAGAIVVVGLIVGYGVKEFVIPEPQNTHYSPTTTGPVQPVSPATSSPGPPATTPAPGNRTTAAVPPTQTGSATGVPTVPSATTSQQLPPLRPDPDLPQIPFPADLPRLLGPLLGTTAPPVQSETKISPSPHVNNSSGSGGGVTTMVRPTD; this comes from the coding sequence ATGCGAACATCCCTCGGCATCTCCGCCGGGAGCGAGGTGGTGTGCTCGGCGACGGTCGCCACCGCCCCCAACGGCGCCCAGAACTTCGACTACCGGGTCGTGACGGCCGATACCGCCCACTCCGACCTCGGCGATCTGGTGGCCTCCTCCATCGAGTTGATGACGACCCAGATCCCGCGCGACGTCGTGCATCCGGTCGGTGCGCATCCGGTCGCGCGCGTCGCCAACCATCACGAGCCCGAGTCGGCGCCGCCCGGTGACATCGCCGTCGCCTACCGCGACCGCGAACAGGCCCAGATCATCCGCTCCGCGATCGGACGGCAACGCCACGGCGTCCACCTCATCCCGGAGAGCACCGCGGCGCTCGCGTACCTGCGCCACACCGGATTGCTGGACCGCTGGGACACGGTCGCGGTCGTCGACATCGGCGCCACCGGCACCACGGTCACCGTCGCCGATCACGCCGACGACACGGTGCTGCGCACCGAGCGCACGAATGCCGTGAGCGGCAACGCCATCGACGAGTTGATCCTGCAGCATCTGCTGGACTGCCATCTGTCGCGCCGCGGTATCCGGCCCAACCGGGGCATCCTGCTCAATCGCAGCCGGGCCGCCAAGGAGCATCTGTCCGTGGTTCCGGCGGTCACCATCGACCATGTGGCCGGGCAGCCGCTCAAGCTCACCCGGGTGGATTTCGAGGAGATCGTCGCCGACCTGCTGCGAGAGCTGGCGGTCTTCGCGCGCGGGGTGTTCGCGCGGGCGCCGAAGTTCCCGGAGGCGGTCGCGGTGATCGGCGGCGGCGCGAACGTGCCGATCATGGTGGTCGGGCTGGAACGGCAGCTGGACGTGCCCGTGGTCACCGTGCCGGAGCCGGAGGCGGCGATCGCGAAAGGCGCGGCGCTGGTGGCGGATTCGGCCGCCTCGAGCGCCGTCCCGGTGATCGGGCTGGGTCCGGACACGCAGATCGGCACCTTCACCAAACTGGCGGGCACACTGGCCGGGGCGATCGTGGTGGTCGGGCTGATCGTCGGGTACGGGGTCAAGGAGTTCGTGATCCCGGAGCCGCAGAACACGCACTACTCCCCCACCACCACCGGTCCGGTGCAACCGGTCTCGCCGGCCACCTCGTCGCCGGGTCCGCCCGCCACCACGCCGGCCCCCGGCAACCGCACCACGGCCGCCGTGCCGCCCACCCAAACCGGTTCCGCCACCGGCGTTCCCACCGTGCCGTCGGCCACCACCAGCCAGCAGCTGCCGCCCCTGCGCCCGGATCCGGATCTACCGCAGATCCCGTTCCCCGCGGACCTGCCCCGCCTGCTGGGCCCCCTCCTGGGCACCACCGCCCCGCCCGTCCAGTCGGAGACCAAGATCTCCCCGTCTCCGCACGTGAACAACAGCTCGGGCTCCGGAGGCGGAGTCACCACCATGGTCCGTCCGACCGACTAG
- the groES gene encoding co-chaperone GroES yields MASVNIKPLEDKILVQANEAETTTASGLVIPDTAKEKPQEGTVIAVGPGRIAEDGVTRIALDVNEGDVVIYSKYGGTEVKYNGQEYLILSARDLLAVVTK; encoded by the coding sequence GTGGCGAGCGTGAACATCAAGCCGCTCGAGGACAAGATCCTCGTCCAGGCCAACGAGGCCGAAACCACCACCGCCTCCGGCCTGGTCATCCCCGACACGGCGAAGGAGAAGCCCCAGGAGGGCACCGTCATCGCCGTGGGCCCGGGCCGGATTGCCGAGGACGGCGTGACCCGCATCGCGCTGGACGTCAACGAGGGCGACGTCGTCATCTACAGCAAGTACGGCGGCACCGAGGTCAAGTACAACGGCCAGGAGTACCTGATCCTGTCGGCCCGCGACCTGCTGGCTGTCGTCACCAAGTAA
- the groL gene encoding chaperonin GroEL (60 kDa chaperone family; promotes refolding of misfolded polypeptides especially under stressful conditions; forms two stacked rings of heptamers to form a barrel-shaped 14mer; ends can be capped by GroES; misfolded proteins enter the barrel where they are refolded when GroES binds) — protein MPKQIEFDEKARRAMERGVDKLADAVKVTLGPRGRHVVLAKAFGGPTVTNDGVTIARDIDLEDPFENLGAQLVKSVATKTNDVAGDGTTTATVLAQALIKGGLKNIAAGANPMTLGKGMSKAADAVAAALHAAATPVNGEKAIAQVATVSSRDEEIGALVAEALTKVGKDGVVTIEESSGLQTEVVITEGVQFDKGYLSPYFVTDAETMQAVLEDAWVLLNREKISSLPDLLPVLEKIAESGKPVLIIAEDVDGEALSTLVVNAIRKTLKVVAVKAPFFGDRRKAFLDDLGIVTGATVVNPDLGINLREAGLEVLGKARRVVVGKDETTIVEGAGAQADIDARVAQLRKEIEHTDSDWDREKLEERLAKLAGGVAVIKVGAATETELKERKYRVEDAVSSAKAAVAEGIVPGGGTALVQAAATLNALRDSLSGDEAVGVDVVRQALLSPLFWIASNAGVDGAVVVSKVTEGKDGFNAATLTYGDLVAEGVIDPVKVTRSAVENATSVARMVLTTESAIVERVSQDEEANGHGHGHSH, from the coding sequence ATGCCAAAGCAGATCGAGTTCGACGAGAAGGCGCGCCGGGCCATGGAGCGCGGCGTCGACAAGCTCGCCGACGCCGTCAAGGTCACCCTCGGCCCGCGCGGCCGGCATGTGGTGCTGGCCAAGGCTTTCGGCGGCCCGACCGTCACCAACGACGGTGTCACCATCGCCCGTGACATCGACCTCGAGGACCCCTTCGAGAACCTGGGCGCACAGCTCGTGAAGAGCGTCGCCACCAAGACCAACGATGTCGCCGGCGACGGCACCACCACCGCCACCGTGCTGGCGCAGGCGCTCATCAAGGGCGGCCTGAAGAACATCGCCGCGGGCGCCAACCCGATGACCCTGGGCAAGGGCATGAGCAAGGCCGCCGACGCGGTCGCCGCCGCCCTGCACGCCGCCGCCACGCCGGTCAACGGCGAGAAGGCCATCGCGCAGGTCGCCACCGTGTCCTCGCGCGACGAGGAGATCGGCGCGCTGGTCGCCGAGGCGCTGACCAAGGTCGGCAAGGACGGCGTCGTCACCATCGAGGAGTCCTCGGGTCTGCAGACCGAGGTCGTCATCACCGAGGGCGTGCAGTTCGACAAGGGCTACCTGTCGCCGTACTTCGTCACCGATGCCGAGACCATGCAGGCGGTCCTGGAGGACGCCTGGGTGCTGCTCAACCGCGAGAAGATCTCCTCGCTGCCGGATCTGCTGCCGGTGCTGGAGAAGATCGCCGAGTCCGGCAAGCCGGTCCTGATCATCGCCGAGGACGTCGACGGCGAGGCGCTGTCCACCCTGGTGGTCAACGCGATTCGCAAGACCCTCAAGGTCGTCGCGGTGAAGGCCCCGTTCTTCGGTGACCGCCGCAAGGCGTTCCTGGACGATCTGGGCATCGTCACCGGCGCCACCGTGGTCAACCCGGACCTGGGCATCAACCTGCGCGAGGCGGGCCTCGAGGTGCTGGGCAAGGCCCGTCGCGTCGTGGTCGGCAAGGACGAGACCACCATCGTCGAGGGCGCCGGCGCGCAGGCCGACATCGACGCGCGAGTCGCCCAGCTGCGCAAGGAGATCGAGCACACCGACTCCGACTGGGATCGCGAGAAGCTGGAAGAGCGGCTGGCCAAGCTGGCCGGCGGCGTCGCCGTCATCAAGGTCGGCGCGGCCACCGAGACCGAGCTCAAGGAGCGCAAGTACCGCGTCGAGGACGCCGTCTCCTCCGCCAAGGCGGCGGTCGCCGAGGGCATCGTCCCCGGCGGCGGCACCGCGCTGGTGCAGGCCGCGGCGACCCTGAACGCCCTGCGCGACAGCCTGTCCGGCGACGAGGCGGTCGGCGTCGACGTGGTGCGGCAGGCGCTGCTGTCGCCGCTGTTCTGGATCGCGAGCAACGCCGGTGTCGACGGCGCGGTCGTGGTCTCCAAGGTGACCGAGGGCAAGGACGGCTTCAACGCCGCCACCCTCACCTACGGCGATCTGGTCGCCGAGGGCGTCATCGACCCGGTCAAGGTGACTCGCTCGGCCGTCGAGAACGCCACCTCGGTGGCGCGCATGGTGCTCACCACCGAGTCCGCCATTGTCGAGCGTGTAAGCCAGGACGAAGAGGCTAACGGCCACGGTCACGGCCACTCGCACTGA
- a CDS encoding transposase family protein has translation MQSHGTRPVHRCAGCGGPPASAAREQLCRSRRRSGSRPSRRRGDLWVKQPSDGRDLDIDTRTRNALLRGLRCLAERGFALLTGRWRALRHFTTSPEKIGDIVKAALVLTHFEHGRHQ, from the coding sequence ATGCAGTCTCACGGCACGAGGCCAGTTCACCGGTGCGCTGGTTGCGGCGGACCACCAGCCAGCGCTGCCCGGGAGCAGCTTTGTCGTTCTCGGCGCCGATCTGGATCCAGGCCCAGTCGTAGACGCGGGGACCTTTGGGTCAAACAGCCCAGCGACGGCCGCGACCTCGATATCGACACCCGCACCCGGAACGCTCTGCTACGCGGGCTGCGCTGCCTGGCCGAACGCGGCTTCGCCCTGCTCACCGGACGCTGGCGCGCCCTGCGCCACTTCACCACCAGCCCCGAGAAAATCGGCGACATCGTCAAAGCCGCACTCGTCCTCACCCATTTCGAACACGGCCGACACCAATGA
- a CDS encoding NADP-dependent oxidoreductase — protein sequence MQAGQRVLIHAAAGGVGHFAVQIAKARGAYVIGSASAANHDFLRGIGVDEVLDYRTTDFTETVHDVDMVLDPIDAAHGLRSLRTLRPGGVLVSIRALGTEVLKAEAEKLGVRAKVLLVEADHTGMDALRELAESGALRPTIAGSFPLADAAKAHALGDTGRTVGKPVLTVD from the coding sequence GTGCAAGCGGGGCAGCGGGTGCTGATTCACGCGGCTGCCGGCGGCGTCGGGCATTTCGCCGTGCAGATCGCCAAGGCGCGGGGCGCGTACGTGATCGGCAGCGCCAGTGCCGCCAACCACGATTTCCTGCGCGGCATCGGAGTGGACGAGGTACTGGATTACCGCACTACGGATTTCACCGAGACCGTGCACGACGTCGACATGGTGCTCGATCCGATCGACGCCGCACACGGATTGCGGTCATTGCGCACCTTGCGGCCGGGTGGGGTCTTGGTCTCCATTCGCGCACTCGGTACGGAGGTGCTGAAGGCGGAGGCCGAGAAGCTCGGTGTTCGGGCCAAGGTGCTGCTCGTGGAAGCCGATCACACCGGCATGGACGCACTGCGCGAACTCGCGGAATCCGGTGCGTTGCGGCCGACGATCGCGGGAAGTTTCCCGCTCGCCGATGCCGCCAAGGCGCATGCCCTGGGCGACACCGGACGGACGGTCGGCAAGCCCGTGCTCACGGTCGACTGA
- the ruvB gene encoding Holliday junction branch migration DNA helicase RuvB: MTDDFDDFDEPESAVTASYLQSDGEVEASLRPKSLDDFIGQPRVREQLALVLRGAKQRGGTPDHVLLSGPPGLGKTSMAMIIAGELGTALRLTSGPALERAGDLAAMLSNLVEGDVLFIDEIHRMARPAEEMLYLAMEDFRVDVVVGKGPGATSIPLDIAPFTLVGATTRSGALTGPLRDRFGFTGHMDFYEPDELQLILERSARILGVRLESDAAAEIAGRSRGTPRIANRLLRRVRDYAEVKADGLVTPAIAAAALAVYDVDALGLDRLDRAVLSALIRSFNGGPVGVSTLAVAVGEEAATVEEVCEPFLVRAGLVARTPRGRVATAAAWEHLGLVPPPDLVFGSIEVRRHEPQMDLFES; encoded by the coding sequence ATGACCGACGATTTCGACGACTTCGACGAGCCCGAATCCGCCGTCACCGCAAGCTATCTGCAGTCGGACGGTGAGGTCGAGGCCAGCCTGCGCCCGAAGTCGCTCGACGACTTCATCGGCCAGCCCCGCGTGCGCGAACAGCTGGCCCTGGTGTTGCGCGGCGCGAAACAGCGCGGCGGCACCCCCGATCACGTATTGCTCTCGGGCCCACCGGGTCTGGGCAAGACGAGCATGGCCATGATCATCGCCGGTGAGCTGGGCACCGCCCTGCGGCTGACCTCCGGTCCCGCCCTGGAACGCGCGGGCGATCTGGCCGCCATGCTGAGCAATCTCGTCGAGGGCGACGTGTTGTTCATCGACGAGATCCACCGCATGGCCCGCCCCGCCGAGGAAATGCTCTATCTGGCGATGGAGGACTTCCGCGTCGACGTGGTCGTCGGCAAAGGCCCCGGCGCCACCTCGATTCCACTCGATATCGCCCCATTCACACTGGTAGGCGCGACAACCCGATCCGGCGCCCTGACCGGCCCGCTGCGTGACCGCTTCGGCTTCACCGGCCATATGGACTTCTACGAGCCCGACGAACTGCAGCTGATCCTCGAGCGCTCGGCCCGAATCCTGGGCGTCCGTTTGGAATCCGACGCCGCCGCCGAAATCGCCGGCCGCTCCCGAGGCACGCCGCGCATCGCCAACCGCCTGCTGCGCCGCGTCCGCGACTACGCCGAGGTCAAGGCCGACGGCCTGGTCACCCCGGCGATCGCCGCTGCCGCACTGGCGGTCTACGACGTGGACGCCCTGGGCCTGGATCGCCTCGACCGCGCGGTGCTCAGCGCCCTGATCCGCAGCTTCAACGGCGGCCCGGTGGGCGTGTCGACCCTCGCCGTCGCGGTGGGCGAGGAAGCCGCGACCGTCGAGGAAGTCTGCGAACCCTTCCTGGTCCGTGCGGGATTGGTGGCGCGCACGCCGCGCGGCCGTGTGGCCACGGCCGCCGCCTGGGAGCATCTGGGACTGGTCCCGCCGCCGGACCTCGTGTTCGGTTCGATCGAGGTTCGGCGGCACGAGCCCCAAATGGACCTGTTCGAATCCTGA
- the ruvA gene encoding Holliday junction branch migration protein RuvA — translation MIASVRGEVLEIGLDHVVIEAAGVGYRLNATPATLAGLTRGEDARLYTTMIVREDSMTLFGFADTEAKELFSLLQTVSGVGPKLAMAVLAVLEPEALRKALAESNVAALTRVPGVGKRGAERMVVELRDKVNLVPVQSGPPGSGPAPAATPVREQVVDALIGLGFPARQAEGAVDAVLADDPALGTSQALRTALGLLGKNR, via the coding sequence GTGATCGCGTCGGTACGCGGCGAGGTACTCGAGATCGGACTCGACCATGTGGTCATCGAGGCCGCCGGAGTCGGCTACCGGCTCAACGCCACTCCCGCCACGCTGGCCGGCCTGACCCGCGGCGAGGACGCCCGCCTCTACACGACGATGATCGTGCGCGAGGACTCCATGACCCTGTTCGGTTTCGCCGACACCGAGGCCAAGGAACTGTTCAGCCTGCTGCAGACCGTATCCGGCGTCGGCCCGAAGCTGGCCATGGCGGTCCTGGCCGTCCTCGAGCCGGAGGCCCTGCGCAAGGCGCTGGCCGAATCGAACGTCGCCGCCCTGACCCGCGTTCCCGGCGTCGGCAAGCGCGGCGCCGAACGCATGGTGGTCGAGTTGCGGGACAAGGTGAATCTCGTTCCCGTGCAGTCCGGTCCGCCCGGATCCGGTCCCGCCCCGGCCGCCACCCCGGTGCGCGAACAGGTCGTCGACGCCCTCATAGGCCTCGGCTTCCCCGCCCGCCAGGCCGAGGGCGCGGTCGACGCCGTGCTCGCCGACGATCCGGCGCTGGGCACCTCGCAGGCGCTGCGCACCGCCCTGGGCCTGCTCGGCAAGAATCGATAG
- the ruvC gene encoding crossover junction endodeoxyribonuclease RuvC: MRVMGVDPGLTRCGISVVEGSMGRQVAMIQVDVVRTPPEMELAQRLLLVSDAAEAWMDTHRPEVVAIERVFSQHNVRTAMATAQAGGVIALAAARREIPVHFHTPSQVKAAVTGNGSADKAQVTAMVTRILGLTVAPKPADAADALALAICHCWRAPMIERMAKAEAMAERQRRMYEARLAQQRATQPARKAVTR, from the coding sequence GTGCGGGTGATGGGCGTCGACCCCGGGCTCACCCGGTGCGGGATCAGCGTGGTCGAGGGCAGCATGGGCCGCCAGGTGGCGATGATCCAGGTCGATGTGGTGCGCACTCCGCCGGAAATGGAGCTGGCGCAACGACTTCTGCTCGTCTCGGACGCGGCCGAGGCGTGGATGGACACCCATCGGCCCGAGGTCGTCGCCATCGAACGCGTCTTCTCCCAGCACAATGTGCGCACCGCCATGGCCACCGCGCAGGCGGGCGGCGTCATCGCGCTGGCCGCGGCCCGGCGGGAGATCCCCGTCCACTTCCACACCCCCTCTCAGGTGAAAGCGGCTGTCACCGGCAACGGTTCGGCGGACAAGGCGCAAGTGACCGCGATGGTGACCCGTATCCTCGGGCTGACCGTCGCGCCCAAACCCGCCGACGCCGCCGACGCGCTGGCCCTGGCCATCTGCCATTGCTGGCGCGCGCCGATGATCGAACGCATGGCGAAGGCGGAGGCGATGGCGGAACGGCAGCGGCGCATGTACGAAGCACGACTTGCCCAGCAACGCGCTACTCAACCAGCACGGAAGGCGGTAACCCGGTGA
- a CDS encoding O-acetyl-ADP-ribose deacetylase, whose product MPELRAVRGDITEQHVDAIVNAANSSLLGGGGVDGAIHRRGGPDILAACRALRASHYGRGLPTGQAVATTAGNLPARWVIHTVGPVWSAGTDKSELLASCYRESLRVADELGAKSVAFPAISTGVYGWPLDDGARIAVETVRAADTAVDQVRFVLFSDDALAIFAAALAANQGA is encoded by the coding sequence ATGCCCGAATTGCGCGCGGTAAGAGGCGATATCACCGAACAGCATGTGGACGCCATCGTCAACGCCGCCAATTCCTCCCTGCTGGGCGGCGGGGGAGTGGACGGCGCCATCCACCGCCGCGGCGGCCCCGACATCCTCGCCGCCTGCCGCGCCCTGCGCGCCTCGCACTACGGCCGCGGCCTGCCCACCGGCCAGGCCGTCGCCACCACCGCCGGAAACCTGCCCGCCCGCTGGGTGATTCACACGGTCGGTCCCGTCTGGTCGGCCGGCACCGACAAATCCGAACTGCTGGCCTCCTGCTATCGCGAATCCCTGCGCGTAGCCGACGAACTCGGCGCGAAATCCGTGGCTTTCCCCGCCATCTCCACCGGCGTCTACGGCTGGCCCCTCGACGACGGCGCCCGCATCGCCGTCGAGACGGTGCGCGCCGCCGACACCGCGGTGGACCAGGTCCGCTTCGTCCTGTTCTCCGACGATGCCCTGGCGATCTTCGCCGCTGCCCTGGCCGCGAATCAGGGTGCCTGA
- a CDS encoding YebC/PmpR family DNA-binding transcriptional regulator has protein sequence MSGHSKWATTKHKKAGIDAKRGKLFAKLIKNIEVAARTGGSDPDGNPTLYDAIQKAKKSSVPNDNIERARKRGGGEEAGGADWQTIMYEGYGPSGVALLIECLTDNRNRAAGEVRLAVTRNGGNMADVGSVSYLFSRKGIVTLDKAGQSEDDILMVVLDAGAEEVNDLGDEWEIISDPSDMIAVRTAVQQAGLDYNSAESGFQPSMTVSADADLARKVFKLVDALEDSDDVQNVYTNLDVSDEVLAELDA, from the coding sequence ATGAGCGGCCACTCCAAATGGGCCACCACCAAGCACAAGAAGGCCGGGATCGACGCGAAGCGTGGCAAGCTCTTCGCCAAGTTGATCAAGAACATCGAGGTGGCGGCCCGCACCGGTGGTAGTGACCCGGACGGCAACCCGACTCTGTACGACGCCATTCAGAAGGCGAAGAAGTCGTCGGTGCCCAACGACAACATCGAGCGCGCGCGCAAGCGCGGCGGCGGTGAGGAGGCCGGCGGCGCCGACTGGCAGACCATCATGTACGAGGGCTACGGCCCCAGTGGCGTCGCCCTGCTGATCGAATGCCTCACCGACAACCGCAATCGCGCGGCCGGCGAGGTGCGCCTGGCGGTCACCCGCAACGGCGGCAATATGGCCGACGTCGGTTCGGTGTCATACCTGTTCTCCCGCAAGGGCATCGTGACCCTGGACAAGGCCGGCCAGTCCGAGGACGACATCCTGATGGTCGTGCTCGACGCCGGCGCCGAAGAGGTCAACGACCTGGGCGACGAGTGGGAGATCATCTCCGACCCCAGCGACATGATCGCGGTCCGCACCGCGGTGCAGCAGGCCGGCCTCGACTACAACTCGGCCGAATCGGGCTTCCAGCCGTCGATGACCGTGTCCGCCGACGCCGACCTGGCCCGCAAGGTGTTCAAACTCGTGGACGCCCTCGAGGACAGCGACGACGTGCAGAACGTCTACACCAACCTCGACGTCAGCGACGAGGTGCTCGCCGAACTCGACGCGTAA
- the pdxT gene encoding pyridoxal 5'-phosphate synthase glutaminase subunit PdxT: MLDGVKPTIGVLALQGDVREHVHALEACGANAVPVRRESELAAVDGLVIPGGESTTISKLLEVFELLEPLRQRLGDGLPAYGSCAGMILLAGEVLDTRPDMKPLHGIDMTVRRNAFGRQVDSFETDVDFHGITDGAVRAVFIRAPWVERAGEGVEVLATVPSGPAAGRIVAVRQGDVIATSFHPEVTGDLRVHKLFVDTAVRPRAGV, from the coding sequence ATGCTCGACGGCGTGAAACCGACGATTGGTGTGCTGGCGTTGCAGGGCGACGTGCGGGAACATGTCCACGCACTCGAGGCTTGTGGAGCGAACGCGGTACCCGTGCGCCGGGAATCGGAGCTGGCGGCCGTCGACGGTCTGGTGATCCCGGGCGGCGAATCCACCACGATCAGCAAACTGCTGGAGGTCTTCGAACTCCTCGAACCGCTGCGGCAGCGGTTGGGCGACGGCCTGCCCGCCTACGGTTCCTGCGCGGGCATGATCCTGCTGGCCGGCGAGGTCCTCGACACCCGGCCGGATATGAAACCGCTGCACGGCATCGACATGACGGTGCGCCGCAATGCTTTCGGACGGCAGGTCGACTCCTTCGAAACCGACGTGGACTTCCACGGCATCACCGACGGCGCGGTCCGGGCCGTCTTCATCCGCGCCCCCTGGGTCGAGCGGGCGGGCGAGGGTGTCGAGGTGCTCGCGACCGTCCCGTCCGGCCCGGCCGCGGGCCGCATCGTGGCCGTTCGCCAGGGCGATGTCATCGCCACCTCGTTCCATCCGGAGGTGACCGGTGATCTGCGCGTGCACAAGCTGTTCGTCGACACCGCGGTGCGTCCGCGCGCGGGCGTCTGA
- a CDS encoding APC family permease encodes MASVAYGPEAIVLVLAAAGAAGLGFTLPVTLAIVLLLAVLIASYRQVIAAFPNGGGAYAVAKERLGHRTSLVAAASLIVDYVLNVAVSIAAGVAALTSAFPGLFGCTVWICLAVLAGITVLNLYGIRESARAFMAPTVVFVLGICAVIVAGLLRSEPATVATGAVVSENARTIGILLLLKAFSSGCAALTGVEAIANAVPSFAAPKVKRAQRAEVALGVLLGIMLIGLATLIEKFSIRPLDGTTVLSQLTEAALGHGIGYYIVQFATVILLALAANTSYGGLPTLTKILADDNCLPHRFAVTSPRQVYRFGVLALGISAAVLLVASEGNMNALVPLFAIGVFVGFTIAQVGMVRHWLATRIPGWRWRIGLNGFGALLTFVALVVTTSMKFTEGAWLIVLVLPLLVVGMERVRRTYGRIDGCRGVGCVPAEPRATETAIVVPVSEVSELSREALSAAMSLGRDVTALHVCLPGENITVFTKEWEAWHPDVRLLLLEDGDSTVGGPVARYVRDNFAGRRKVVVIAEVEPPAGWNHVLPSHRSDELERELRKMNDTVVCHLRVQTA; translated from the coding sequence ATGGCCTCGGTCGCCTACGGTCCCGAGGCGATCGTGCTGGTGCTGGCCGCGGCCGGCGCGGCCGGCCTGGGATTCACGCTGCCGGTGACCCTGGCGATCGTGCTCCTGCTGGCCGTGCTGATCGCCTCCTATCGGCAGGTCATCGCGGCCTTCCCCAATGGCGGCGGGGCGTACGCGGTAGCCAAGGAGCGGCTCGGGCATCGCACCAGCCTGGTGGCGGCGGCCTCGCTGATCGTGGATTACGTGCTCAATGTGGCGGTGTCCATCGCGGCGGGGGTGGCGGCGTTGACGTCGGCGTTCCCGGGGCTGTTCGGGTGCACGGTGTGGATCTGCCTGGCCGTGCTGGCCGGGATCACGGTGCTGAATCTGTACGGCATTCGCGAGAGCGCCCGGGCCTTCATGGCGCCGACCGTGGTGTTCGTCCTCGGCATCTGCGCGGTGATCGTCGCCGGCCTGTTGCGGTCCGAACCGGCCACCGTCGCCACCGGGGCGGTCGTCTCCGAGAACGCCCGCACCATCGGAATCCTGTTGCTGCTCAAGGCTTTCTCCAGCGGATGCGCGGCCTTGACCGGGGTCGAGGCGATCGCCAACGCGGTGCCCAGCTTCGCGGCGCCGAAGGTCAAGCGGGCGCAGCGGGCCGAGGTGGCGCTCGGGGTGCTGCTGGGCATCATGCTGATCGGACTGGCCACGCTCATCGAGAAGTTCTCGATTCGCCCGCTGGACGGCACCACCGTGCTCTCGCAGCTCACCGAGGCCGCCCTCGGGCACGGAATCGGTTACTACATCGTGCAATTCGCGACCGTCATCCTGCTGGCGCTGGCCGCCAACACCTCCTACGGCGGCCTGCCCACGCTGACGAAGATCCTCGCCGACGACAACTGCCTGCCGCATCGCTTCGCGGTGACCTCGCCGCGGCAGGTGTACCGGTTCGGCGTGCTGGCCCTGGGCATCTCGGCGGCGGTGCTGCTGGTCGCCTCCGAGGGCAATATGAACGCGCTCGTCCCGCTGTTCGCCATCGGGGTGTTCGTCGGGTTCACCATCGCCCAGGTCGGCATGGTGCGGCATTGGCTGGCCACCCGAATTCCGGGCTGGCGCTGGCGGATCGGGCTCAACGGGTTCGGCGCGCTGCTGACCTTCGTGGCGCTGGTGGTCACGACGTCGATGAAGTTCACCGAGGGCGCGTGGCTGATCGTGCTGGTGCTGCCGCTGCTGGTGGTGGGCATGGAGCGGGTGCGCCGGACCTACGGCCGCATCGACGGCTGCCGCGGCGTGGGCTGCGTGCCCGCCGAGCCGCGCGCCACCGAAACCGCCATCGTGGTACCGGTTTCGGAGGTGTCCGAGCTGAGCAGGGAGGCGCTGTCGGCGGCCATGTCGCTGGGCCGCGACGTGACCGCGCTGCACGTGTGCCTGCCGGGCGAGAACATCACCGTGTTCACCAAGGAGTGGGAGGCCTGGCATCCGGATGTGCGGCTGCTGCTGCTCGAGGACGGGGACTCGACCGTCGGCGGACCGGTGGCGCGGTACGTCCGGGACAATTTCGCCGGACGCCGCAAGGTCGTGGTGATCGCCGAGGTCGAGCCGCCCGCGGGATGGAATCACGTGCTGCCCAGCCACCGCAGCGACGAACTGGAACGGGAGCTGCGGAAGATGAACGACACCGTGGTATGCCACCTGCGGGTGCAGACGGCATGA